The DNA window TAATACTTTTGGTACAGGGTGGAGTTCGACCTTGATGAGAACAGGGCTCTAAGTTCACATAAAGGGTTGCTCCTCTTGCTTTTGTTTTAGCCTGGTTAAGGGCATTTATTTCTGCATGAGCAAATCCTGGTCCCTTATGATAACCTTCTCCAACAACCTGACCGTCTTTGACCACGATTGCTCCGACCATCGGATTAGGGTTAGTTTTACCAGCCGATTTCTTTGCCAGTATAAATGTCCGTTTTATATATTTTTTATCCATAAATATATTACTTTAGATGCTTTTTAGATGTTGTATTCTCTATTGCTTATCCTTGGGGATATTTTACCAGAAGATTTATCACCTGTCAACAAAATTCCAACCTGATAAAATAATTCTTGACGCAAGTCAAAGAAAAGGTTATAATATAAATTGGTTAATTACTAATTCCATTTTTAGAGGAAAGATGAGAAATTTTATTAAAAATGCTATTAATAAAGCCCCAAAAGTAGATTATTTAGAAATCAGGATAGAGGAAAACCAAACCACAAAAGTAGATTTTATCGGAAAAGAACTTGAAAATATTGGTGTAACTACTAAAATCGGCGGGAATGTTAGAGCGTTAGTCAATGGTGGCTTTGGGTTTGTTTCCTTTAATAATATAGAGCAACTTGAGACTTATATCAAATTAGCCGTTCAAGAGGCAAGATTGACCGGGAAGAGTAAAACTCAGTTTGCCTTTGCCCAACCTGTTGTAGATTCTAAAATAATCTCTGGTGGAAAAGACCCAGGAGAAATATCATTAGAAGAAAAATATCACCTTTGCCAACAATATAATTCCATTATCCTGAATTTTTCCCCACTCATTCAAACCTCAAAGGTTACTTATCGAGATTATTATAAAAAACAGTATTTTGCCAATTCGCAAGGCACAGATATACTTCAGGAAAAGGTATTTAGCGGGATTAGTTTTGTAGCGATGGCAAAAGATGGTATGAATGTTCAACAGGCGC is part of the bacterium genome and encodes:
- a CDS encoding bifunctional diaminohydroxyphosphoribosylaminopyrimidine deaminase/5-amino-6-(5-phosphoribosylamino)uracil reductase RibD, which translates into the protein MDKKYIKRTFILAKKSAGKTNPNPMVGAIVVKDGQVVGEGYHKGPGFAHAEINALNQAKTKARGATLYVNLEPCSHQGRTPPCTKSI